One segment of Pangasianodon hypophthalmus isolate fPanHyp1 chromosome 10, fPanHyp1.pri, whole genome shotgun sequence DNA contains the following:
- the im:7136021 gene encoding uncharacterized protein im:7136021 isoform X2, giving the protein MMEEFILPEEVWVHVFHFLSTSDKLSVRSSCRFFMRLIDRPVLWKNTTLYIGKISSFTSHSWRTLINRKIASVVGLKMNGKEWKQLALRLPWIHSVTVDECCVSALNSLSEFKNLTRLVLRRCVCPSLTSLSTLRELSHLSLCEVVCAPTSDIINALSQLNNLTSLHYHACSKPIPTAAFHNLLQRLPKLKQLSLKVGSNQSPVSNDALFLPQANHMPDPQCRVPALISLELLNYMDPILSPVALQGLPSLKFLTVQYRGWALEPELCHLKTWLSTMPFLSELNISLGYQLGVYVNSVPATVHHLSLKGVMAEVKALRDLAQRVPDLLHLHLDVCFHKRQSIIAEVPWLFPKLQSLAIRHYKVPVEEFLGLAQLSHLKHLVILDPNSGPNSALKDLTQKMHIQTNYRVNVIHLSGPKDPNACFCANY; this is encoded by the exons ATGATGGAAGAGTTTATCCTACCAGAAGAAGTGTGGGTCCACGTGTTTCATTTCCTTTCCACTTCTGACAAATTAAGCGTTCGCTCTAGCTGTAGATTTTTTATGAGACTGATCGATCGCCCCGTTTTGTGGAagaacaccacactgtacattGGAAAAATCAGCTCATTCACGTCTCATTCCTGGAGAACTCTCATCAACAGGAAGATAGCATCGGTTGTGGGGCTAAAGATGAATGGAAAAGAGTGGAAGCAGCTTGCGTTGCGGCTTCCGTGGATTCACTCAGTTACTGTGGATGAGTGCTGTGTCAGTGCACTTAATTCACTTAGTGAGTTTAAAAACCTAACGCGACTTGTGCTTCGGCGGTGTGTGTGTCCGAGTTTAACATCACTATCAACACTGCGCGAGCTGTCGCATCTCAGCCTGTGTGAGGTGGTCTGTGCTCCAACGTCAGACATTATTAATGCTCTTTCCCAGCTCAATAATCTGACTTCACTTCACTACCATGCTTGCAGCAAACCCATACCTACAGCAGCATTTCATAATCTATTACAACGCCTGCCAAAATTAAAACAACTCTCTTTAAAAGTGGGATCTAATCAGAGCCCTGTCTCCAACGATGCCCTCTTCCTTCCACAAGCAAACCACATGCCTG ATCCACAGTGCAGAGTGCCAGCATTAATCAGCCTGGAATTGCTGAACTACATGGACCCCATTCTCTCTCCTGTGGCCCTGCAGGGTCTTCCTTCCCTCAAATTCTTGACAGTGCAATATAGAGGCTGGGCTCTGGAACCAGAGCTGTGCCACCTTAAAACATGGCTGTCAACAATGCCCTTTCTCTCAGAGCTAAATATTTCAT TGGGATATCAGCTTGGAGTTTATGTTAACTCAGTGCCTGCAACAGTGCATCACTTGTCCCTCAAAGGAGTGATGGCAGAGGTTAAAGCTTTGAGGGACTTAGCACAACGAGTGCCAGATCTCCTGCACCTGCACTTGGACGTATGtttccataaaaggcaaagcatCATTGCTGAAGTTCCTTGGCTTTTCCCCAAGCTGCAGAGCCTGGCAATAAG ACACTACAAGGTTCCTGTGGAAGAGTTCTTGGGACTTGCACAGTTGTCCCATCTTAAGCATTTAGTCATTCTGGACCCTAATTCAGGACCAAATTCAGCTCTAAAGGATCTGACTCAAAAAATGCACATCCAGACCAACTACAGAGTTAATGTTATTCATTTGTCAGGACCAAAAGACccaaatgcttgtttttgtgcaaATTACTGA
- the im:7136021 gene encoding uncharacterized protein im:7136021 isoform X1: protein MMEEFILPEEVWVHVFHFLSTSDKLSVRSSCRFFMRLIDRPVLWKNTTLYIGKISSFTSHSWRTLINRKIASVVGLKMNGKEWKQLALRLPWIHSVTVDECCVSALNSLSEFKNLTRLVLRRCVCPSLTSLSTLRELSHLSLCEVVCAPTSDIINALSQLNNLTSLHYHACSKPIPTAAFHNLLQRLPKLKQLSLKVGSNQSPVSNDALFLPQANHMPEDPQCRVPALISLELLNYMDPILSPVALQGLPSLKFLTVQYRGWALEPELCHLKTWLSTMPFLSELNISLGYQLGVYVNSVPATVHHLSLKGVMAEVKALRDLAQRVPDLLHLHLDVCFHKRQSIIAEVPWLFPKLQSLAIRHYKVPVEEFLGLAQLSHLKHLVILDPNSGPNSALKDLTQKMHIQTNYRVNVIHLSGPKDPNACFCANY from the exons ATGATGGAAGAGTTTATCCTACCAGAAGAAGTGTGGGTCCACGTGTTTCATTTCCTTTCCACTTCTGACAAATTAAGCGTTCGCTCTAGCTGTAGATTTTTTATGAGACTGATCGATCGCCCCGTTTTGTGGAagaacaccacactgtacattGGAAAAATCAGCTCATTCACGTCTCATTCCTGGAGAACTCTCATCAACAGGAAGATAGCATCGGTTGTGGGGCTAAAGATGAATGGAAAAGAGTGGAAGCAGCTTGCGTTGCGGCTTCCGTGGATTCACTCAGTTACTGTGGATGAGTGCTGTGTCAGTGCACTTAATTCACTTAGTGAGTTTAAAAACCTAACGCGACTTGTGCTTCGGCGGTGTGTGTGTCCGAGTTTAACATCACTATCAACACTGCGCGAGCTGTCGCATCTCAGCCTGTGTGAGGTGGTCTGTGCTCCAACGTCAGACATTATTAATGCTCTTTCCCAGCTCAATAATCTGACTTCACTTCACTACCATGCTTGCAGCAAACCCATACCTACAGCAGCATTTCATAATCTATTACAACGCCTGCCAAAATTAAAACAACTCTCTTTAAAAGTGGGATCTAATCAGAGCCCTGTCTCCAACGATGCCCTCTTCCTTCCACAAGCAAACCACATGCCTG AAGATCCACAGTGCAGAGTGCCAGCATTAATCAGCCTGGAATTGCTGAACTACATGGACCCCATTCTCTCTCCTGTGGCCCTGCAGGGTCTTCCTTCCCTCAAATTCTTGACAGTGCAATATAGAGGCTGGGCTCTGGAACCAGAGCTGTGCCACCTTAAAACATGGCTGTCAACAATGCCCTTTCTCTCAGAGCTAAATATTTCAT TGGGATATCAGCTTGGAGTTTATGTTAACTCAGTGCCTGCAACAGTGCATCACTTGTCCCTCAAAGGAGTGATGGCAGAGGTTAAAGCTTTGAGGGACTTAGCACAACGAGTGCCAGATCTCCTGCACCTGCACTTGGACGTATGtttccataaaaggcaaagcatCATTGCTGAAGTTCCTTGGCTTTTCCCCAAGCTGCAGAGCCTGGCAATAAG ACACTACAAGGTTCCTGTGGAAGAGTTCTTGGGACTTGCACAGTTGTCCCATCTTAAGCATTTAGTCATTCTGGACCCTAATTCAGGACCAAATTCAGCTCTAAAGGATCTGACTCAAAAAATGCACATCCAGACCAACTACAGAGTTAATGTTATTCATTTGTCAGGACCAAAAGACccaaatgcttgtttttgtgcaaATTACTGA